From Aspergillus fumigatus Af293 chromosome 3, whole genome shotgun sequence, a single genomic window includes:
- the snxA gene encoding sorting nexin-3: MQAVPESRQQTFEEIYGPPENFLEIEVRNPQTHGTSRNMYTSYEIVCRTNIPAFKLKHSVVRRRYSDFEYFRDILERESTRVTIPPLPGKVFTNRFSDDVIEHRREGLQRFLQIVAGHPLLQTGSKVLASFIQDPNWDRNAW; encoded by the exons ATGCAAGCCGTCCCTGAATCGCGACAACAAACATTCGAGGAGATCTACGGACCTCCCGAGAACTTTCTCGAGATTGAG GTCCGTAATCCCCAGACCCATGGCACATCCCGCAACATGTACACCTCGTACGAGATCGTCTGCCGAACAAACATCCCCGCCTTCAAACTGAAGCACTCGGTCGTGCGCCGACGGTACTCCGACTTTGAATACTTCCGCGACATCCTGGAGCGCGAAAGCACGAGAGTCACTATCCCGCCCTTGCCGGGGAAAGTATTCACGAACCGGTTCAGCGACGACGTAATCGAGCACCGTCGCGAGGGTTTACAGCGGTTCTTGCAGATCGTTGCCGGTCATCCGCTTCTTCAGACGGGGAGTAAGGTGTTAGCCAGCTTCATACAGG ATCCAAACTGGGACCGCAATGCTTGGTGA
- a CDS encoding telomere repeat binding factor family protein, whose amino-acid sequence MARNPTMDPNGTLSRPLDESLYRELPQLQSLRIAPLRQPVSSRLLSAPSPLEPNATGISEPNASSKPNTPGANQPANLPTLTEFLNAAQSKKNGRAVDTLLSLEPPPKTILPAFVNLRALERFPYSSFDDDSLARKRRRLDVQTDSFGEHLQLPIPQAQKEHRPPPFGPFAILNGLNEPPPNAALLPPIEPGSITQLLTKPSRDVAVVESVTLTATTTAAAQTAERREGRIKDILDSPIDDKTASADQDPVEANHSVNGATVDRPGGDSDKSESDKTPPRADDVEPLSPKTRGRSRKNVRKWTEEETTALLRGVVKCGIGNWTAILAQPELKFNKRSASNLKDRYDLRAVPEKPRTNIGFHVVRFRVCCPWAYRAADPNEATKQLHDTLANALLRAETEGSDGTAGKILLPQPRPTNSESHTSNGGSMANVNESASASSSSEADTKISKSPSKYGPSFKATPTLSNRSKSTLASLGIPEPHFAMKSRRRSRRPFTVAEDEALLKGYAVHGFQWTLIQQDKRLNLSHRKATDLRDRFRTKFPHAYRDGGSVNGRSLHSQSQGVDLADTEKAPPIKPNTQPTRQSTSSARGGRTDWADQVSLGPIDPALSPPAPPQGLLEAAANAPAGSTILHFPLDENSSHAPGVDASWADNTLAPMVWDELA is encoded by the exons ATGGCACGAAACCCTACAATGGATCCCAACGGCACTTTATCTCGGCCTCTTGATGAGTCTCTGTATCGCGAACTTCCCCAGCTCCAAAGCCTCCGCATTGCTCCTCTCCGACAGCCTGTCTCTTCCCGTCTGCTGAGCGCTCCATCACCTCTTGAACCGAATGCCACTGGAATCAGTGAGCCGAATGCGAGCAGCAAACCCAATACACCTGGAGCGAATCAGCCCGCCAATCTCCCCACTCTTACAGAGTTCTTGAACGCTGCCCagtcgaagaagaacggTCGTGCGGTGGACACGCTTCTGAGCTTGGAGCCTCCTCCAAAAACCATACTGCCAGCTTTTGTCAACTTACGAGCTTTGGAGCGATTCCCGTATTCCTCGTTCGACGATGACTCTCTGGCTCGCAAGCGTCGCCGTTTAGATGTTCAGACAGATTCCTTCGGAGAACATTTGCAGCTTCCGATTCCTCAGGCACAGAAGGAACATCGACCTCCGCCATTTGGACCTTTTGCAATTCTCAATGGACTGAATGAACCGCCCCCCAACGCTGCTCTCCTGCCTCCTATCGAACCTGGCTCTATCACGCAACTGCTCACCAAACCTTCCCGGGATGTCGCTGTTGTTGAGTCCGTTACATTGACTGCTACCACGACGGCGGCTGCTCAGACCGCTGAACGAAGGGAAGGGAGAatcaaggatatccttgaCTCCCCCATTGATGACAAGACCGCCAGTGCAGACCAAGATCCTGTCGAAGCAAACCATTCAGTGAACGGGGCGACCGTTGATCGACCCGGGGGCGACAGTGACAAATCCGAATCCGATAAGACTCCTCCGCGTGCGGATGATGTGGAGCCACTTTCTCCAAAGACAAGGGGCCGCTCCCGTAAGAACGTACGCAAATGgactgaggaggagacgACTGCGTTACTTCGCGGGGTGGTCAAGTGCGGTATCGGTAACTGGACAGCTATCTTGGCGCAGCCAGAACTGAAATTCAACAAACGAAGTGCTTCAAACCTGAAAGATAGGTATGATTTGCGCGCAGTCCCCGAGAAGCCAAGAACTAACATCGGCTTTCACGTCGTTAGGTTTCGGGTTTGTTGTCCCTGGGCATATCG CGCTGCCGATCCGAACGAGGCCACAAAGCAGTTGCACGATACGTTGGCCAATGCACTCCTCAGAGCTGAGACGGAAGGTTCTGATGGCACGGCTGGAAAGATTTTGCTTCCACAACCGAGGCCAACTAATTCAGAGTCTCATACTTCCAATGGAGGCTCAATGGCCAATGTGAACGAGTCAGCCTCCGCCAGCTCGTCCTCAGAAGCCGATACCAAAATTTCAAAGTCCCCCTCGAAATACGGGCCTTCTTTCAAGGCCACACCTACTCTTTCAAATAGATCTAAATCCACTCTTGCTTCTCTCGGCATTCCTGAACCACACTTTGCCATGAAATCCCGGCGTCGCTCCCGCCGCCCATTTACCGTCGCTGAAGACGAAGCTCTACTCAAAGGGTATGCCGTTCACGGATTCCAGTGGACACTCATCCAGCAAGATAAACGCTTGAACCTTAGCCACCGGAAAGCAACTGACCTTCGGGATCGATTCCGAACCAAGTTTCCCCACGCGTATCgtgacgggggctccgtcAATGGTAGATCACTGCATAGCCAGAGTCAAGGCGTAGACCTGGCAGATACAGAAAAAGCACCACCCATAAAACCCAATACACAACCTACCCGGCAATCCACGTCTTCTGCACGAGGTGGTAGAACTGATTGGGCAGATCAAGTCTCCTTGGGACCTATTGATCCGGCCCTTTCtccgcctgctcctccacagGGTTTGCTTGAGGCGGCAGCAAACGCGCCAGCAGGAAGTACAATTCTACATTTCCCGCTGGACGAGAATTCTTCGCATGCCCCCGGGGTTGATGCATCCTGGGCGGATAACACCCTCGCACCGATGGTCTGGGACGAGCTGGCCTAA
- a CDS encoding aspartate-semialdehyde dehydrogenase family protein: protein MASYPKKKCGVLGATGSVGQRFILLLADHPFLELHAIGASNRSAGKKYKDAVRWKQTTAMSERLSNLVLRDCRADQFSDCDLVFSGLNSDVAGEIEMEFIKAEIPVFSNAKNYRKHPLVPLVVPTVNPQHLDLIPHQRKEFGLKKGFLVCNSNCAVIGVVIPFAALQAKFGPVEEVEVFTEQAVSGAGYPGVPSMDIMDNVIPYISGEEDKLENEAQKILGSLNADATAFDEQKGLTVGATCTRVGVTDGHMAFVSLRFKNRPGPSAEEVKQAMREYQSEAQKLGCPSAPREAIKVFDEPDRPQPRLDRDISKGYTVSVGRVREAAPGSYFDLRFAALSHNTVIGAAGSSILNAEVAVIKGYI from the exons ATGGCATCATATCCAAAGAAGAAGTGCG GTGTCCTGGGCGCCACTGGTTCCGTCGGCCAACGATTtattctcctcctcgcgGACCACCCTTTCCTAGAGCTGCACGCCATTGGCGCATCGAATCGCTCGGCCGGCAAGAAATACAAGGATGCTGTCAGATGGAAGCAGACTACGGCTATGTCTGAGAGGCTTAGCAATCTCGTCCTGCGCGATTGCAGGGCTGATCAGTTCAGTGACTGTGACCTTGTCTTCTCGGGGCTCAACAGCGATGTAGCTGGTGAGATTG AGATGGAATTCATCAAGGCTGAAATCCCTGTGTTCTCCAACGCCAAGAACTATCGCAAGCACCCCCTTGTTCCTCTCGTCGTCCCTACCGTCAACCCCCAACACTTGGATCTCATTCCTCATCAAAGGAAAGAGTTCGGCCTGAAGAAGGGTTTCCTGGTTTGCAATTCTAACTGCGCCGTGATTGGCGTTGTTATTCCTTTTGCAGCTCTTCAAGCCAAGTTCGGTCctgtggaggaggtggaagtTTTCACGGAACAGGCCGTGTCTGGCGCTGGCTATCCTGGTGTTCCCAGTATGGACATCATGGACAACGTTATCCCCTACATTAGTGGTGAAGAGGACAAACTTGAGAATGAAGCCCAAAAGATCCTGGGTTCCCTGAACGCAGATGCCACTGCCTTCGATGAGCAAAAGGGGCTTACGGTTGGAGCCACCTGCACTCGTGTTGGTGTTACCGATGGCCACATGGCTTTCGTCTCGTTGCGGTTCAAGAACCGCCCCGGACCCAGCGCTGAAGAAGTCAAGCAGGCTATGCGAGAATACCAATCAGAGGCCCAAAAGCTTGGTTGCCCTTCTGCTCCCCGAGAGGCGATCAAAGTCTTTGATGAGCCTGACAGACCTCAACCCAGACTTGACCGGGATATCTCCAAGGGATACACAGTCAGTGTGGGACGTGTTCGTGAAGCAGCACCGGGCAGCTACTTTGACCTGAGATTCGCTGCACTCTCTCACAACACCGTCATTGGAGCCGCAGGATCGTCTATCCTTAACGCCGAAGTTGCAGTCATCAAAGGCTACATTTGA
- a CDS encoding transposase — MPKSIKFNESDLLKACEAAQAQNKPNISKIAREYGVPYSTLRDCIKKGRQARTARKPVNKALDGYQEEALIQWIVWMRDHNMPVTPKLLEEFANQSLQRAGEARQVSRVWAYRFEKRLPEHLNLGPVKQKTKESKCIKAEDAGLLANWYNQLANVVKDTPPRLVYNFDECGFRPGEGKARNVIGLKGSCLDLAESEKGENITTIECIAADGNGIFMECWFNESEALPPNTTIATQANGWISDELAHQWLQSFIKATNERTKRGEKRILIFDGHGSHLTVDFLQTCEDNGVIPFGFLPHTTHLCQPLDGKPFLSYKQHFRRINNELSYWAGEPVGKSEFLQVIGPVREKAFNQRIIREAFKDRGIWPVDGSKIVDNLAIQAWEQIPDVYAPDLDACLRGTPSPPPISSSSVDITPLRTIQALKKNQAKLSKHKDLLTPKLQRNLERIFEYNQIAAEHLAIANETINRIRAA, encoded by the exons atgcctaaatctattaaatttaatgaatctgacctccttaaggcctgcgaagccgctcaggcccaaaataaaccgaatatctccaagattgcgcgtgaatatggcgTTCCTTATTCAACACTACGTGATTGCATCAAAAAGGGCAGACAGGCTCGTACAGCTCGGAAACCAGTGAATAAAGCACTTGATGGgtaccaggaggaagccttaatacagtggatagtctggatGCGAGATCATAACATGCCAGTGAcacctaagctactagaagagtttgcaaatcagtcacttcaacgcgctggtgaagctagacaggttagtagggtatgggcatatcgctttgaaaAACGACTCCCAGAACACCTCAATCTGGGCCCTGTAAAGCAAAAGACGAAGGAATCAAAGTgtatcaaggctgaggatgctggtttacTAGCgaattggtataatcagcttgccaaTGTAGTTAAAGATACACCACCACgattggtatacaactttgatgaatgtggcttccgacctggcgaaggcaaggcaaggaaTGTGATTGGATTAAAaggttcttgccttgatcttgctgaatctgagaagggtgagaataTAACAACTATTGAATGtattgctgcagatg gcaacgggatcttcatggaatgTTGGTTTaacgagagcgaggcccTACCACCAAATACAACGATAGCTACGCaagccaatggctggatatcagatgaactagcccatcaatggcttcaaagctttatcaaggcaacaaatgagcgtacaaagagaggagagaaacgaatacttatatttgatggtcatGGCTCCCATcttactgttgatttcttacagacatgcgaagataatggggttattccctttggattccttcctcatacaacacacctttgccagccactggatggcaagccattcttgagctataagcaacacttccgACGTataaataatgagctatcttactgggctggtgagccagtagggaagtcagaattcttacagGTGATTGGACCTGTACGGGAGAAAGCCTTCAACCAACGAAttatccgtgaggccttcaaagatcgtggtaTCTGGCCTGTTGATGGTAGTAAGAtagtcgacaatcttgctATCCAGGCATGGGAACAAATTCCAGAtgtctacgcgcctgatcttgatgcatgCCTTAGAGGgacaccctctccaccacctatctcctcatctagtgtggatatcacccctctaaggacgattcaggcccttaagaagaatcaggcaaagctatctaagcataaagatctgcttacaccaaagctacagcggaatcttgaacggatatttgaatataatcaaattgctgctgagcatctggctatagCGAATGAAACAATCAATCGAATCAGGGCTGCGTAA
- a CDS encoding RNA-binding protein, with amino-acid sequence MATEDDNFDIDIYGDGGGYNTNDQGDYIKHEDTELILDAPEQTQNGAASQDQNSTEQKAQQEQGDSTGTNGEHVTQAHAVQQQEASQAAPAPQQGVKRKEHDDRPSDPDATTALLISDLYWWTTDDDIRGWINAAGCEDELKDVTFSEHKVNGKSKGQAFVEFTTLQAATAAKHQIENLNVSSQGGRKYMVHYTNPHTNPFRTLPKDAPMRKDNQARSLSGGFNSPNQNMNFGMNNMGGGFRGGRGGFNSRGGMNNMGGFGGRGGFQNTMGGFQGNPMVGGFQGNPMGGMQNYGFNNRSNMMGGGMRGGPGGMRGRGGMAGPNMMGMPAMNPMGGMGMNPMAGGMNPMMGGMGGNMGMQGGFQGPNPAFNQGFFPQNQGVNDGSWNPHGAKRSRQE; translated from the exons ATGGCCACTGAAGATGATAACTTCGATATTGACATCTATGGTGACGGCGGTGGCTACAACACCAACGATCAAGGAGACTATATCAAACATGAGGACACGGAGCTGATCCTAGATGCACCAGAGCAGACACAAAACGGCGCCGCTAGCCAGGACCAAAACAGTACAGAGCAGAAAGCTCAACAGGAGCAGGGAGACAGCACCGGTACCAACGGTGAACACGTAACACAGGCGCACGCTgtccagcagcaagaagctTCTCAAGCAGCCCCGGCGCCGCAACAGGGTGTAAAGCGCAAGGAGCACGATGATCGCCCATCGGACCCGGACGCTACAACTGCTTTACTTATTTCTGACTTGTATTGGTGGACTACTGACGATGACATCCGTGGCTGGATCAATGCAGCCGGGTGCGAAGATGAACTCAAGGATGTAACGTTCAGTGAGCACAAAGTCAATGGTAAAAGCAAAGG CCAAGCGTTTGTTGAGTTCACAACACTCCAAGCTGCGACAGCTGCCAAGCATCAAATTGAGAATTTGAACGTCTCAAGTCAAGGGGGCCGCAAATACATGGTTCATTATACGAACCCTCACACAAATCCATTCCGCACACTTCCTAAGGACGCTCCTATGCGCAAGGACAACCAGGCGCGCTCACTATCAGGCGGTTTCAACTCGCCGAATCAGAATATGAATTTTGGAATGAACAACATGGGCGGAGGCTTCCGCGGCGGACGGGGAGGTTTCAACAGCCGCGGCGGCATGAACAACATGGGAGGCTTTGGGGGCAGAGGCGGCTTTCAAAACACAATGGGCGGTTTTCAAGGCAACCCTATGGTCGGAGGCTTCCAGGGCAATCCAATGGGAGGGATGCAGAACTACGGCTTTAACAACCGTAGCAATATGATGGGCGGCGGCATGCGTGGCGGTCCTGGCGGAATGCGCGGTCGCGGTGGTATGGCTGGGCCGAATATGATGGGAATGCCAGCGATGAATCCCATGGGTGGTATGGGTATGAATCCTATGGCCGGTGGGATGAACCCGATGATGGGTGGAATGGGCGGAAACATGGGCATGCAAG GCGGCTTTCAAGGCCCCAATCCAGCTTTCAATCAAGGCTTCTTCCCTCAAAATCAGGGAGTCAATGATGGGTCGTGGAACCCCCATGGTGCGAAGCGTAGTCGGCAGGAGTAG
- a CDS encoding FAD-binding oxidoreductase codes for MSAVRGQVLSRGFPAFPRALLQKTKAPQPQVLSFRAVRYKSSNSSGIPPKIQRNFAGSNSSGHAAPGFWTSGKALLASALAASIGYAYATTNQPSQLESFKKPQYGTAKDFEKAIAELRTTLGDDAISTDEDDLKQHGYSEWSSVNADRLPVAIAYPTCTEDVVKIAKVCHKYRMPMVPYSGGSSLEANFSAPYGGLTIDFAMMNKIIEIHEDDMDIVVQPSIQWMELNEKIKHTGLFFPVDPGPSAMIGGMIGTNCSGTNAVRYGTMKDWVINLTVVLADGRVMKTRRRPRKTSAGYNLTGMFVGSEGTLGIVTEATLKLAPIPEQTRVGVVAFPTIRDAASTAMQLIRKGIPVQCMEILDDVQMDVINRAGGTGRTWKTLPTLFFKFSGTKAGVSDSINLTRELAKSNNAASFEFARDDREAHDLWSARKQSLWSMMSLRKEGSEVWSTDVAVPISRLPDIIEISKKELDNLGLFASILGHIGDGNFHSSIMYDRKDADQMERVEKVVHDMVDRALEMEGSCTGEHGVGLGKKASLKKELGPATLDVMRSIKKALDPHWLLNPGKIFDYESEVST; via the exons ATGTCAGCCGTACGTGGCCAGGTTCTTTCTCGGGGTTTCCCTGCATTTCCCCGCGCCCTCCTTCAGAAAACCAAGGCTCCCCAGCCGCAAGTTTTATCATTCAGAGCTGTTCGGTATAAAAGCTCCAACAGCTCAGGGATTCCTCCTAAAATCCAGAGGAATTTTGCTGGATCAAATTCCTCCGGTCATGCGGCTCCCGGCTTCTGGACGTCTGGCAAGGCGCTCCTTGCCAGTGCCTTGGCTGCTAGCATTGGCTATGCATATGCCACCACTAATCAACCCTCTCAGTTGGAGAGTTTCAAAAAGCCACAGTATGGAACGGCAAAAGATTTCGAGAAG GCAATTGCTGAATTGCGGACCACACTCGGTGATGATGCTATTAGTACAGATGAGGACGACCTTAAACAGCATGGATACTCAGAATGGTCTTCCGTGAACGCAGATCGTCTTCCGGTCGCCATTGCTTACCCAACGTGTACAGAAGATGTGGTGAAGATCGCCAAAGTTTGCCATAAATACAGAATGCCAATGGTTCCTTACTCCGGCGGTTCAAGTCTCGAGGCAAATTTCTCAGCTCCTTACGGCGGGTTGACCATCGATTTCGCAATGATGAACAAGATAATTGAGATTCACGAAGATGATATGGATATCGTCGTCCAGCCATCCATCCAATGGATGGAATTGAATGAAAAGATCAAGCACACCGGTCTCTTTTTTCCGGTCGATCCTGGTCCATCCGCAATGATCGGCGGTATGATTGGGACCAACTGCAGCGGAACCAATGCAGTGCGCTATGGGACTATGAAGGACTGGGTGATCAATCTGACAGTCGTCCTTGCAGACGGCCGGGTCATGAAGACTAGGAGACGCCCGCGAAAGACCTCGGCTGGCTATAATTTGACAGGAATGTTTGTAGGCTCCGAGGGTACTCTGGGTATTGTCACCGAAGCAACTCTCAAGCTCGCTCCGATTCCAGAACAGACTCGAGTTGGAGTTGTTGCGTTCCCCACGATTCGGGATGCTGCGTCTACTGCCATGCAGCTTATACGAAAGGGAATCCCAGTACAGTGCATGGAAATCCTGGACGATGTACAGATGGATGTCATCAACCGTGCTGGCGGTACCGGCAGGACTTGGAAGACTTTGCCTACGCTTTTTTTCAAGTTCTCGGGTACTAAGGCTGGAGTTTCTGACAGTATCAATCTGACGAGAGAGCTTGCCAAGAGCAACAATGCAGCATCATTCGAGTTTGCCCGAGACGACCGGGAGGCACACGATCTGTGGTCGGCGCGAAAGCAGTCGTTATGGAGCATGATGTCCTTGCGGAAGGAAGGTTCGGAAGTGTGGTCAACGGATGTCGCTGTTCCGATCTCCAGGCTACCTGATATTATAG AAATCTCAAAGAAGGAGCTCGACAACCTGGGGTTGTTCGCCAGTATTTTGGGTCATATCGGAGATGGAAACTTTCATTCGAGTATAATGTACGACAGGAAGGATGCCGACCAAATGGAGCGGGTTGAGAAGGTTGTCCACGATATGGTCGACCGCGCCCTAGAGATGGAAGGATCTTGCACC GGCGAACACGGCGTGGGGCTGGGCAAGAAAGCATCTTTGAAAAAGGAGCTTGGCCCGGCTACTCTTGATGTGATGCGTAGCATCAAAAAAGCTCTTGATCCTCACTGGTTGTTAAACCCTGGTAAGATTTTCGATTATGAAAGTGAGGTATCAACATGA
- a CDS encoding 40S ribosomal protein eS4 has protein sequence MPRGPKKHQKRLSAPSHWLLDKMSGTYAPKASPGPHKLRDCLPLIVFIRNRLKYALNGRETKAIMMQRLIKVDGKVRTDPTYPAGFMDVISIEKTGENFRLIYDTKGRFTVHRIQAEEAEYKLCKVKRVQLGKGGIPFLVTHDARTIRYPDPAIKVNDTVKVDIATGKITDFVRFDTGVVCMVTGGRNMGRVGIITHRERHDGGFNIVHIKDAIDNSFATRESNVFVIGQEKPWISLPKGKGVKLTIAEERDRRRAYALAN, from the exons ATGCCTCGCGGACC TAAGAAGCACCAGAAGCGCCTCAGTGCGCCTTCGCACTGGCTCCTGGACAAAATGTCCGGGACCTATGCTCCCAAGGCCTCCCCCGGTCCTCACAAGCTCCGGGACTGCCTCCCCCTGATCGTCTTCATCCGCAACCGTCTCAAGTACGCCCTGAACGGCCGTGAGACCAaggccatcatgatgcagcGTCTGATCAAGGTCGACGGCAAGGTCCGCACTGACCCTACCTACCCCGCTGGTTTCATGGACGTCATCAGTATCGAGAAGACCGGCGAGAACTTCCGTCTCATCTACGACACCAAGGGTCGCTTCACCGTCCAccgtatccaggctgaggaggccGAGTACAAGCTCTGCAAGGTCAAGAGAGTTCAGCTTGGCAAGGGCGGGATCCCATTCTTGGTTACGCACGATGCGAGAAC TATCCGCTACCCCGACCCTGCCATCAAGGTCAACGACACCGTGAAGGTTGATATTGCCACTGGAAAGATCACCGACTTTGTCCGCTTCGACACCGGTGTTGTCTGCATGGTCACCGGTGGTCGTAACATGGGTCGGGTTGGTATCATCACTCACCGTGAGCGCCACGATGGAGGTTTCAACATCGTCCACATCAAGGACGCTATTGACAACTCCTTTGCCACCCGTGAGTCCAACGTCTTCGTCATTGGACAGGAGAAGCCCTGGATCTCTCtgcccaagggcaagggtgTTAAG CTCACCATTGCTGAGGAGCGTGACCGCCGCCGTGCCTATGCTCTCGCCAACTAA
- a CDS encoding RasGEF domain-containing protein: MYSAGPYEEAVFEPSPGIIATSPDNSSLHLSSTETDMSRYSPGYAMGEASRVAYMPERSSYSSLFRSDSEITPFFVPYRWWEDEATTVLWAFDVQEIKRVIRYGLFRDPNLPRTSLQSRNATTIDTFLFSLLEPHERFLLSNLSHIQKVEEILRRSTNSSPPSVRWSWFPSQKDRDLDPRALARDIDGESHLHFKRISFEELVRYSLGYPAASVDWFLQQHTAFYIHLWNYFNAFPEEVARYTEVEKHLRGRSPFAHRALVHCLLSMQSQTGLDVPLVPSQNLAFEFIAGPIQNLFQDSPPSLTSILKVLSVLSVRFEQAYVHVQEMNWVQPFNTSVCFLDDLLASTSAVDFSRTLTNLDEGQFSKLMPPSISEESPVARRLVEEWSLLSTAVWECCSALPDLVPYLQECAEALLANRNYHSFTAVLNGLQKYSITALTITNTNNGTSAVALNPVLPSSLIFLLNPFRNYAAYRQQFQEFPGIPFLLPHLRDIQQHGEPALRQFFNNLQLRAR; this comes from the exons ATGTATTCTGCCGGTCCCTACGAAGAAGCTGTGTTTGAGCCGTCGCCAGGGATAATAGCGACCTCGCCCGACAACAGCTCTCTCCACTTATCAAGTACAGAGACCGACATGTCCCGATATTCGCCCGGTTATGCAATGGGGGAAGCAAGCAGGGTAGCATACATGCCGGAGCGATCCAGTTATTCGTCCTTGTTCCGCTCTGACTCCGAGATAACACCATTCTTTGTACCCTACCGCTGGTGGGAAGACGAAGCCACTACGGTGCTCTGGGCGTTTGACGTGCAAGAGATTAAGCGCGTGATCCGCTATGGGCTCTTTCGTGATCCCAATCTCCCCCGCACCTCGCTGCAAAGCCGCAATGCAACCACGATAGACACCTTCTTGTTCTCACTTCTCGAGCCGCACGAGAGATTCCTTCTTTCAAACCTGTCTCATATTCAAAAGGTGGAAGAGATTCTTCGCCGGTCAACGAACAGCAGCCCTCCTTCTGTTCGCTGGAGTTGGTTTCCCTCACAGAAGGATCGAGATCTGGATCCTCGCGCGTTGGCAAGAGATATTGATGGGGAGAGTCACCTTCACTTCAAGCGCATCTCATTTGAGGAGCTTGTCCGTTACTCCTTGGGGTATCCAGCCGCCTCCGTCGATTGGTTCCTCCAACAACACACTGCCTTTTATATCCATCTTTGGAACTATTTCAATGCATTCCCCGAGGAAGTCGCACGGTATActgaggttgagaag CACCTCCGAGGTCGGAGCCCCTTCGCCCATCGTGCCTTGGTTCACTGTCTGCTCTCTATGCAAAGTCAGACCGGGTTGGATGTGCCGTTAGTCCCGAGTCAAAATCTGGCATTTGAATTCATAGCCGGGCCTATTCAGAACCTATTCCAGGATTCCCCACCCAGCCTTACCTCCATTCTTAAGGTACTCTCCGTCCTTAGCGTGCGCTTTGAGCAAGCATACGTGCATGTACAGGAAATGAACTGGGTTCAGCCCTTCAACACCAGCGTGTGTTTCTTGGACGACCTCTTGGCCTCGACATCGGCCGTGGACTTTTCGCGAACCTTGACCAATTTGGACGAGGGCCAATTCTCAAAGCTGATGCCTCCATCAATTTCTGAGGAGAGTCCCGTAGCCAGACGCTTGGTCGAAGAATGGAGCCTGTTAAGCACGGCCGTGTGGGAATGCTGCTCGGCTTTGCCAGATCTGGTACCATATTTGCAGGAATGTGCAGAG GCTCTCTTGGCCAATCGCAACTATCACTCATTCACTGCTGTTCTGAACGGTCTGCAGAAGTACAGCATCACAGCTCTGACGatcaccaacaccaacaacgGCACTAGTGCCGTAGCTCTGAATCCTGTGTTGCCCTCTAGCTTAATCTTTCTTTTGAACCCCTTCCGGAATTATGCAGCCTATCGCCAGCAGTTCCAGGAGTTTCCAGGCATTCCATTTCTCTTGCCACACCTTCGGGACATCCAACAGCACGGAGAGCCAGCATTGCGCCAATTCTTCAATAACTTACAGCTTCGTGCACGTTGA